A DNA window from Gigantopelta aegis isolate Gae_Host chromosome 4, Gae_host_genome, whole genome shotgun sequence contains the following coding sequences:
- the LOC121372185 gene encoding L-rhamnonate dehydratase-like encodes MSTKNQVRSFPRVKAVRAYTTVAAVSGNQGSDCHDVRKDHWIDGGLAPIANPMSGYAEYTSSRTSWGINALGSVVVEVEADDGSCGVGVTIGGEPAAYIVERHLSRFVEGQDPRDVELIWDQMFRSTLNYGRKGLPIQAISAVDLALWDLLGKLRNEPVYALLGGKTKDRLPVYSTTARPDVAKEFGFVGAKIPCPYGPDAGNEGFEKNITFFREWREKVGPDFPLMLDCYMALSVPYTVKLARELEPLGLKWIEEYLPPDNYNGYKEVRKSLRGSKVLLTTGEHEYTRYGFQQLLSSNCVDIIQPDITWVGGITEARRVVAMASAYDVMVIPHGSSVYSYHLQYAYRNCPLAEFINLSPKADEIKPYFGGLFPDEPLPTNGFIDLPEKPGFGITLCKDKLSRPYSRSEEESKKQAKANIERKVTGIATFPL; translated from the coding sequence ATGTCGACCAAAAATCAGGTCAGAAGTTTCCCCCGCGTTAAAGCTGTACGGGCGTATACAACGGTTGCTGCAGTTTCCGGGAACCAGGGTTCGGACTGCCACGACGTCCGTAAGGATCACTGGATAGATGGTGGTCTCGCGCCCATCGCCAACCCGATGTCTGGGTACGCGGAGTACACCTCTTCGCGGACATCTTGGGGGATTAACGCTCTCGGTTCCGTGGTCGTCGAAGTGGAGGCGGACGACGGTTCCTGTGGCGTTGGTGTCACAATTGGAGGCGAGCCGGCGGCTTATATCGTAGAAAGACACCTGAGTCGTTTTGTGGAAGGCCAGGATCCCAGAGATGTGGAACTCATATGGGACCAGATGTTCCGATCTACTCTCAACTATGGCAGAAAGGGCTTACCCATCCAGGCGATCAGCGCTGTTGATCTTGCTCTGTGGGATCTCCTGGGCAAACTACGAAACGAACCGGTGTACGCTCTTCTTGGAGGAAAAACGAAGGATCGACTTCCCGTGTATTCAACAACAGCTCGACCCGATGTTGCTAAGGAGTTTGGATTTGTTGGGGCAAAGATTCCATGCCCCTACGGACCAGACGCTGGAAATGAAGGGTTCGAAAAGAATATAACGTTTTTCCGAGAATGGCGAGAAAAGGTTGGTCCCGACTTCCCTCTTATGTTGGACTGTTACATGGCTCTCAGTGTTCCGTATACTGTTAAACTAGCGAGAGAACTCGAACCCCTCGGGTTGAAGTGGATTGAAGAATACTTGCCCCCGGACAACTACAATGGCTACAAGGAAGTGAGAAAGTCTCTTCGTGGTTCCAAAGTTCTGTTAACAACGGGTGAACACGAGTACACCAGATATGGCTTCCAGCAGCTTCTCAGTTCCAACTGTGTGGACATCATCCAGCCAGACATTACCTGGGTGGGTGGAATTACAGAGGCGCGACGAGTTGTTGCTATGGCATCGGCGTACGATGTTATGGTTATTCCACACGGATCCAGCGTGTATTCATATCACCTACAGTATGCATACAGAAATTGCCCGCTTGCCGAGTTTATTAATCTCAGTCCAAAAGCAGACGAGATCAAGCCGTATTTTGGAGGACTGTTTCCAGACGAACCTCTTCCAACTAATGGCTTCATTGATCTTCCAGAGAAGCCAGGGTTTGGCATAACGTTATGCAAGGACAAACTTTCAAGACCCTATTCTAGATCCGAGGAAGAATCAAAGAAACAAGCAAAGGCAAATATTGAAAGGAAAGTAACTGGTATTGCAACATTTCCGTTGTAG
- the LOC121370828 gene encoding uncharacterized protein LOC121370828, with product MAHVIDRLRVRGVSATGFTSLPAYASKHSHVCENIPPSRSKTDVEKKGRQVWKTGDGTRHDISGLGFSSASRRMEHMQRVRAAYNGLSTMDSSVGPPSVQFILQGKNMKRDSTSSHRLMMSTGLTGNASDIVSAKSDSGVFVAPNMKVRKAKSEPPGEIHGKDKKREVSGTSILPSFPATCISLAPPSTPIYLNNYMASKSFLKESFEIMGHKVRGAGANDKPSVALASEPEQLTPRPSRKWTRTLFKEGSSAPMAVSAQSLNQCLHVQQSNRQLHNDLEHDAIKLKHFTQFVRNDGKINYINPYRQMKSRERKPLVRVTIPNKYNFSSVNSYVHFNKIYPQRPSNSSKMSHVPQMSGFPTHCTDTVMLRMMVEMNRPKFNKSQTMDKYSDIGMQQDLEEYLMVRSPSTVSKPPSTNSKKQGRGQSSKSLVSNQEAAVEEEVTCVWAGNNVQEDMDNADSPDPMDTN from the coding sequence ATGGCCCACGTCATAGATCGACTGAGAGTCCGTGGTGTGTCTGCTACAGGGTTTACCAGTTTACCCGCATACGCCAGCAAACATTCTCACGTCTGCGAAAACATACCGCCATCGAGATCGAAAACCGACGTCGAGAAAAAGGGTCGCCAGGTCTGGAAGACTGGTGACGGCACCAGACACGATATAAGCGGGCTGGGGTTCTCGTCTGCGTCGCGAAGAATGGAACACATGCAGCGCGTGAGGGCTGCCTACAATGGCCTGTCCACCATGGACTCCAGCGTGGGACCCCCGAGTGTTCAGTTCATTCTGCAGGGAAAGAACATGAAGCGCGATTCTACCTCAAGTCACAGGCTGATGATGAGCACGGGACTCACGGGAAACGCGTCAGACATCGTGTCAGCCAAGTCGGACAGCGGGGTGTTTGTCGCTCCAAACATGAAGGTCAGAAAAGCTAAAAGCGAACCCCCTGGTGAGATTCATGGCAAAGACAAAAAACGCGAGGTTTCCGGTACCTCGATTCTCCCTTCGTTTCCCGCGACGTGTATTTCACTAGCTCCTCCATCAACTCCCATCTATTTAAATAACTACATGGCTTCCAAGTCGTTTCTGAAGGAATCATTTGAAATCATGGGACATAAGGTCAGAGGCGCCGGAGCAAACGATAAACCCAGCGTGGCACTTGCTAGCGAACCAGAGCAGCTGACGCCGAGACCGTCGAGAAAATGGACAAGGACATTATTCAAGGAGGGGTCGTCTGCACCAATGGCGGTGAGCGCCCAGTCTTTAAATCAATGCCTGCACGTGCAGCAGAGCAACAGGCAGCTTCACAACGACCTGGAACACGACGCCATCAAACTGAAACATTTCACTCAGTTCGTGCGCAATGACGGGAAGATAAATTACATCAACCCTTACCGACAGATGAAATCCAGAGAAAGGAAGCCACTAGTTCGGGTTACCATtccaaataaatataacttCAGTTCTGTCAACAGCTACGTTCATTTTAACAAGATCTACCCCCAGAGGCCATCTAACAGCAGCAAGATGAGTCATGTGCCCCAAATGTCTGGCTTCCCAACCCACTGCACGGACACTGTGATGCTCAGAATGATGGTGGAGATGAATCGACCAAAGTTTAACAAATCTCAGACGATGGATAAATATTCTGACATTGGCATGCAGCAGGATCTGGAAGAGTACCTCATGGTGCGATCTCCGTCTACTGTTAGCAAACCGCCGTCGACAAACAGCAAGAAGCAAGGTCGAGGTCAGAGCAGCAAGAGTCTGGTGAGCAACCAGGAAGCGGCTGTTGAGGAAGAGGTCACGTGCGTTTGGGCTGGAAACAATGTCCAAGAGGATATGGATAACGCTGATAGTCCAGATCCCATGGATACAAACTGA